A region of Bombilactobacillus folatiphilus DNA encodes the following proteins:
- the metK gene encoding methionine adenosyltransferase: MEKERHFFTSESVSEGHPDKMADQISDAILDAILEKDPQARVACETTITTGLVLVAGEISTSSYVDIQSIVRQTIKEIGYTNSDYGFDADTCAVIVALDQQSPDIAQGVDDALEKRVSADDSDPLDQIGAGDQGLMFGYATNETPEFMPLPIILAHKLVYKVTQVRKQHELTYLRPDSKAQVTVEYDENWQPLKIDTVVLSTQHDPDVELTDLRQDVIEKVIKQVIPSDLLDDQTKFFINPTGRFVLGGPSSDTGLTGRKIIVDTYGGFAHHGGGAFSGKDATKVDRSASYAARYVAKNIVAAGIADQIEIQLAYAIGVARPVSINVNTFNTSSFSNEQIVQAIRQAFDLRPAGIIEMLDLKRPIYKQTAAYGHFGRTDVTLPWEQLDKVDLLKQVIQK; this comes from the coding sequence ATGGAAAAAGAACGACATTTTTTTACATCGGAATCGGTGTCTGAGGGACATCCAGATAAAATGGCAGATCAAATTAGTGATGCTATTTTGGATGCTATTTTAGAAAAGGATCCACAAGCACGAGTGGCTTGTGAAACAACTATAACCACAGGTTTAGTTTTGGTTGCTGGTGAAATATCGACAAGTTCTTATGTTGATATTCAGAGTATTGTTCGGCAAACGATTAAAGAAATTGGCTATACTAATTCGGATTATGGTTTTGATGCGGATACTTGTGCAGTGATTGTGGCTTTGGATCAGCAATCGCCAGATATTGCTCAAGGTGTAGATGATGCTTTGGAGAAGCGTGTTTCAGCAGATGATAGTGATCCTTTAGATCAAATTGGAGCTGGTGATCAAGGTTTAATGTTTGGTTACGCGACTAACGAAACACCAGAATTTATGCCATTGCCAATTATTTTGGCTCATAAATTGGTTTATAAAGTTACCCAAGTTCGTAAACAGCATGAACTGACTTATTTGCGTCCTGATTCTAAGGCACAAGTTACAGTAGAGTATGATGAAAATTGGCAACCATTGAAGATTGATACGGTGGTGTTAAGTACACAACATGATCCGGATGTAGAATTAACTGATTTACGTCAAGATGTTATCGAAAAAGTTATTAAGCAAGTTATTCCAAGTGATTTGTTAGATGACCAGACGAAATTCTTTATCAATCCGACAGGTCGTTTTGTACTAGGAGGACCTAGTAGTGATACTGGCTTAACGGGACGTAAAATTATCGTAGATACTTATGGTGGCTTTGCACATCATGGTGGTGGTGCTTTTTCTGGTAAAGATGCCACTAAAGTTGATCGTTCAGCAAGTTATGCAGCACGCTATGTGGCAAAGAATATTGTGGCTGCAGGAATTGCTGATCAAATTGAAATTCAGTTAGCATATGCTATTGGAGTTGCACGCCCGGTATCGATTAATGTGAATACGTTTAATACAAGTTCTTTTAGTAATGAACAAATTGTTCAAGCAATTCGGCAAGCCTTTGATTTGCGACCAGCAGGTATTATTGAAATGCTTGATTTAAAACGACCTATTTATAAGCAAACCGCGGCATATGGTCATTTTGGACGTACAGATGTTACTTTGCCATGGGAGCAATTAGATAAAGTGGATTTATTGAAACAAGTTATACAGAAGTAG
- a CDS encoding SAM-dependent methyltransferase — MLEKTFYKELLKNSFQIPLQVTYWDGKTETYGEGTPQVKITFHEAIPIKKIADNASIALGEAYVDKKIEIDGSIEDLILAAYQSKDSFLYNKKLKQIMPKRKHTENQNQEYIHDHYDIGNDFYKLWLDDTLTYSCAYFKREDDDLKTAQLNKVQHILNKLDPIPQRTLLDVGCGWGTLMLTAAQQYDLKVTGITLSEEQYKYVQSKIIELGLEDKAEVLLTDYRELKNRQWDYVVSVGMFEHVGEDNLEGYFQNVSDFLKDGGSALIHGITMQQNHGASNGWIDKWIFPGGYIPGLTENVQHIINSGLQISDVEMLRRHYQKTLEHWEHNFNEHLSEVIDMFDERFTRMWDLYLQACAASFASGNIDVIQYLLTKGPSGTSLPMTRDYMTK; from the coding sequence ATGCTAGAAAAAACTTTTTATAAGGAATTGTTGAAGAATTCTTTTCAAATACCACTACAAGTTACTTATTGGGATGGTAAAACTGAAACTTATGGTGAAGGTACGCCACAAGTTAAAATTACCTTTCATGAAGCTATTCCTATAAAAAAGATTGCTGATAATGCTTCTATTGCATTAGGTGAAGCTTATGTGGACAAAAAAATTGAAATTGATGGCAGTATTGAAGATTTAATCCTTGCTGCGTATCAAAGTAAAGATAGTTTTTTATACAATAAAAAATTGAAGCAAATTATGCCTAAACGTAAACATACAGAAAATCAAAATCAGGAATATATTCATGACCATTATGATATTGGTAATGACTTTTATAAATTATGGCTTGATGATACTTTAACGTATTCTTGTGCTTACTTTAAGCGTGAAGATGATGATTTAAAGACTGCGCAATTAAATAAAGTACAACATATTCTCAATAAATTAGATCCAATACCTCAAAGAACTTTGTTGGATGTTGGTTGTGGCTGGGGAACTTTAATGTTGACTGCGGCTCAGCAATATGATCTCAAGGTTACAGGTATTACTTTAAGTGAGGAACAATATAAATACGTTCAATCTAAAATTATCGAATTAGGTCTTGAAGATAAAGCAGAGGTTCTTTTGACGGACTATCGTGAACTAAAAAATCGACAATGGGATTATGTGGTTTCTGTGGGAATGTTTGAACATGTTGGTGAGGATAATTTGGAGGGGTATTTTCAAAATGTGAGTGACTTTTTGAAAGATGGCGGCTCTGCTTTAATCCATGGGATCACAATGCAGCAAAACCATGGAGCTTCCAATGGTTGGATTGATAAATGGATTTTTCCGGGTGGCTATATTCCTGGGTTAACAGAAAATGTTCAACATATTATCAATTCTGGATTGCAAATTAGTGATGTGGAAATGTTACGTCGTCATTATCAAAAAACATTGGAGCATTGGGAACATAATTTTAATGAACATTTATCTGAAGTAATTGATATGTTTGATGAACGGTTTACTCGTATGTGGGATCTTTATTTACAGGCTTGCGCTGCTTCATTTGCCTCAGGAAATATTGATGTTATACAGTATTTGTTGACTAAAGGACCTTCAGGAACTAGTTTGCCGATGACGCGGGATTATATGACTAAATGA
- a CDS encoding alpha/beta hydrolase: MKIGRIELVKNCPDVTLTGYLLVFSKESVPLDDPIKNSDDSKRPAIIICPGGGFLTISEREAEPVTLFFAEQGYQGFVLRYTTYSTSESQKMNISKGLTVKQNVNFPCQLYELGQAMLLLHSNSERWHIDPQKIGICGFSSGGNIVALYSTRYNEPILTDYFDVSPEQLRPSVTIVGYPLTDYHFLMGKDLENRMKSPQKYAFLKACNIAYLGVEFPSKQLQEDVSPVNHVDKDTPPFFIWTTSTDSMVSLVHSLNMAEALSDSDISMSCIFLEKVTMVLV, encoded by the coding sequence TTGAAGATTGGACGAATTGAATTAGTGAAAAATTGTCCAGATGTTACGTTAACGGGCTATTTATTAGTATTTTCAAAGGAGAGTGTGCCATTGGACGATCCTATAAAAAATTCAGATGATAGTAAACGTCCAGCTATTATCATTTGTCCAGGCGGAGGTTTTTTAACTATTTCGGAGCGGGAGGCAGAACCCGTAACTTTGTTTTTTGCTGAGCAAGGATATCAAGGGTTTGTTCTAAGGTATACGACTTATAGTACTAGTGAATCACAAAAGATGAATATCTCCAAGGGATTAACAGTTAAGCAGAATGTCAATTTTCCATGTCAACTATATGAACTTGGTCAAGCAATGCTTCTTCTGCATTCAAACTCTGAGAGATGGCATATTGATCCACAAAAAATAGGAATTTGTGGATTTTCATCTGGTGGTAATATAGTTGCACTATATTCTACACGCTATAATGAACCCATTTTGACTGATTATTTTGATGTCTCACCAGAACAATTGCGACCTTCAGTCACGATTGTTGGTTATCCATTAACTGATTATCATTTCTTGATGGGAAAAGATTTAGAAAATAGAATGAAAAGTCCTCAAAAATATGCTTTTTTAAAGGCTTGTAATATTGCATATTTAGGTGTTGAATTTCCAAGCAAACAATTACAAGAAGATGTAAGTCCAGTGAATCATGTAGATAAGGATACACCACCATTTTTTATTTGGACGACCTCCACGGACTCAATGGTTTCACTAGTTCATTCTTTAAATATGGCAGAAGCGTTATCTGATAGTGATATCTCTATGAGCTGCATATTTTTGGAGAAGGTGACCATGGTCTTAGTTTAG